A stretch of the Alkalibaculum bacchi genome encodes the following:
- a CDS encoding FtsK/SpoIIIE domain-containing protein: MKQRGKRIRPSGKDLVFHFTIASLLPVFLLVVGLFHVKTIQQINWQDFNLSQADKIDIPYLIISFSVAILICLLVAFVFKRVRYDTVKQLYHRQKLAKMILENKWYESEQVKTEGFFKDSAGRTKEKITYFPKMYYRLKNGLIQIRVEITLGKYQDQLLHLEKKLESGLYCELTDKELKDSYVEYTLLYDTIASRISIDEVEAKDGKLRLMKNVWWEYDKLPHMLIAGGTGGGKTYFILTLIEALLHTDSKLYILDPKNADLADLGSVMANVYYRKEDLLSCIETFYEEMMKRSEEMKQMKNYKTGKNYAYLGLPAHFLIFDEYVAFMEMLGTKENTAVMNKLKQIVMLGRQAGFFLILACQRPDAKYLGDGIRDQFNFRVALGRMSEMGYGMMFGSDVQKDFFLKRIKGRGYVDVGTSVISEFYTPLVPKGYDFLEEIKKLSNSRQSTQATCEAEVAGVD; encoded by the coding sequence ATGAAACAGCGTGGTAAAAGGATTCGCCCATCTGGTAAAGATTTAGTCTTTCATTTTACGATAGCGTCACTCCTGCCTGTTTTCCTGCTGGTTGTCGGACTGTTTCATGTGAAGACAATCCAGCAGATCAACTGGCAGGATTTTAACCTATCACAAGCAGATAAGATTGACATTCCCTATTTAATTATCAGTTTCAGTGTCGCAATTCTTATCTGCTTGCTGGTAGCGTTTGTATTCAAACGGGTTCGCTATGATACGGTTAAACAACTTTACCACCGTCAAAAACTGGCAAAGATGATACTTGAAAACAAGTGGTATGAATCTGAACAGGTCAAAACAGAGGGTTTCTTTAAAGATAGTGCTGGTCGTACAAAGGAAAAGATAACCTACTTCCCTAAAATGTATTATCGACTTAAAAATGGCTTGATACAGATACGGGTGGAAATCACGCTGGGAAAATATCAAGACCAACTCTTACACTTGGAAAAGAAATTAGAGAGTGGCTTGTACTGTGAGCTGACGGATAAAGAGTTAAAGGATTCCTATGTGGAATATACTTTGCTCTATGACACCATAGCCAGTCGTATTTCTATTGATGAAGTAGAAGCTAAAGATGGTAAACTTCGCTTAATGAAAAACGTATGGTGGGAATATGATAAGCTCCCTCATATGTTGATTGCTGGTGGTACAGGTGGCGGTAAAACTTACTTTATACTGACACTGATTGAAGCCTTGCTTCATACAGATTCAAAACTGTATATTCTTGACCCGAAAAATGCTGATCTTGCGGACTTAGGTTCTGTGATGGCAAATGTCTACTATAGAAAAGAAGACTTGCTTTCTTGCATTGAAACATTCTATGAAGAAATGATGAAACGTAGTGAGGAAATGAAGCAGATGAAGAACTATAAGACTGGCAAAAATTATGCTTACTTAGGTCTCCCGGCACACTTCTTAATCTTTGATGAATACGTCGCTTTCATGGAAATGCTGGGAACAAAAGAAAACACCGCAGTTATGAATAAGCTGAAACAGATTGTCATGTTAGGTCGTCAAGCTGGCTTCTTTCTAATACTGGCTTGTCAACGTCCAGACGCAAAATATTTAGGCGACGGAATCCGTGATCAGTTTAATTTCAGAGTGGCTTTAGGTCGTATGTCTGAAATGGGCTATGGCATGATGTTTGGCAGTGACGTACAAAAGGATTTCTTCTTAAAGCGAATCAAAGGTCGTGGCTATGTTGATGTAGGAACAAGTGTCATATCAGAGTTTTATACTCCCCTTGTACCAAAAGGATATGATTTCTTGGAGGAAATTAAAAAGTTATCCAACAGCAGACAGTCCACGCAGGCGACGTGCGAAGCGGAAGTCGCAGGTGTGGACTGA
- a CDS encoding YdcP family protein: MMRLANGIVLDKDTTFGELKFSALRREVRIQNEDGSVSDEIKERTYDLKSKGQGRMIQVSIPASVPLKEFDYNARVELINPIADTVATATYQGADVDWYIKADDIVLTKDSSSFKAQPQAKKEPTQDK; the protein is encoded by the coding sequence ATGATGAGATTAGCAAATGGCATTGTATTAGATAAAGACACGACTTTTGGAGAATTGAAATTCTCTGCTCTACGTCGTGAAGTGAGAATCCAAAATGAAGACGGGTCGGTTTCAGATGAAATCAAGGAACGTACCTATGACTTAAAATCCAAAGGACAAGGACGCATGATTCAAGTAAGTATTCCTGCCAGCGTGCCTTTGAAAGAGTTTGATTATAACGCACGGGTGGAACTTATCAATCCCATTGCGGACACCGTTGCTACTGCCACCTATCAAGGAGCAGATGTTGACTGGTATATCAAGGCAGACGATATTGTGCTGACAAAGGATTCTAGTTCATTCAAAGCTCAACCACAAGCAAAGAAAGAACCGACACAAGACAAATAG
- a CDS encoding YdcP family protein gives MELKFVIPNMEKTFGNLEFAGEDKVVQRRINGRLTVLSRSYNLYSDVQRADDIVVVLPAEAGEKHFGFEERVKLVNPRITAEGYKIGTRGFTNYLLHADDMIKE, from the coding sequence ATGGAACTTAAATTTGTGATTCCCAACATGGAAAAAACATTCGGCAATTTAGAATTTGCTGGCGAGGATAAAGTCGTTCAGCGAAGAATCAACGGACGGCTAACTGTCTTATCAAGAAGCTATAATCTCTATTCTGATGTTCAAAGAGCAGATGATATTGTGGTGGTGCTTCCTGCTGAAGCTGGCGAAAAACATTTCGGCTTTGAGGAACGTGTGAAGTTAGTCAATCCACGTATTACCGCAGAGGGCTACAAAATCGGCACTCGTGGTTTTACAAATTACCTTTTACATGCTGACGACATGATAAAAGAATAA
- the cimA gene encoding citramalate synthase, producing the protein MQKIQIFDSSLRDGAQGSGISYSLDDKIKITKELDRLGIDYIEAGNPGSNIKDREYFDAMRQCELKHATLVAFGSTRRKNIQVEEDKNVHDLLSADTKAISIFGKSWDYHVKNVICTSLEENINMIYDTISYLKNKGKEVIFDAEHFFDGYKANPEYALESLKAAERAGADYLVLCDTNGGCFPNEIYSIVKDLVSTLKVPIGIHCHNDSGVAVANSMLAVKGGASHVQGTFLGIGERCGNANLSTIISNLQIKWGYECISADKVSELTPSARYIAEISNIPLDHSMPYVGANAFAHKGGMHIDGIMKAKGSFEHVEPEVVGNTRRFLMSEVSGKNTVINRINKVDYSITKESPETAEIVELLKTLEADGYQFEGAEASFELVIRKHLGLYKPFFKLEYYKIIEEATESNGHCTASAMVKVSVNDKTEMTAAEGNGPVNAIDKAIRKVLGLFYSNLKEFHLSDYKVRVLDGTNTGAKVRVLIESTDGEDYWTTVGVSTNIIEASVNALVDSIDYKLIKDQKIKSK; encoded by the coding sequence ATGCAAAAGATTCAAATATTTGATTCATCCTTACGGGATGGAGCCCAGGGAAGCGGTATATCCTATTCTCTTGATGATAAAATAAAAATAACAAAAGAGCTAGATCGACTAGGTATTGATTATATAGAAGCAGGAAACCCAGGGTCTAATATTAAGGACCGTGAGTACTTTGATGCTATGAGACAATGTGAGCTAAAACATGCAACCCTAGTGGCGTTTGGAAGTACTAGAAGAAAAAATATACAGGTAGAAGAGGATAAGAATGTCCACGACTTGTTATCCGCTGATACAAAAGCCATTAGTATTTTTGGAAAGAGCTGGGACTATCACGTAAAAAATGTTATTTGTACAAGTTTAGAAGAAAATATAAATATGATTTATGATACGATATCCTACTTGAAAAACAAAGGGAAAGAAGTTATTTTCGATGCAGAACATTTTTTTGACGGATATAAGGCAAATCCAGAATACGCCCTTGAATCCTTAAAAGCTGCAGAAAGGGCAGGAGCAGACTATTTAGTATTGTGTGACACAAATGGAGGTTGCTTTCCTAACGAGATTTATTCCATCGTAAAAGATTTGGTAAGTACATTAAAAGTACCTATAGGCATTCACTGTCATAATGATAGTGGAGTTGCAGTAGCGAATTCCATGCTAGCTGTAAAAGGTGGAGCAAGCCACGTTCAAGGTACCTTTCTTGGAATAGGTGAAAGATGCGGAAATGCAAATCTATCTACTATTATTTCTAATTTGCAAATCAAGTGGGGGTACGAATGTATCAGCGCTGACAAGGTGAGCGAATTGACCCCTTCAGCTAGATATATTGCCGAAATCTCAAATATTCCATTAGATCATTCTATGCCCTATGTTGGAGCAAATGCCTTTGCACATAAGGGTGGTATGCATATAGATGGCATCATGAAGGCAAAAGGCTCTTTTGAACACGTAGAACCTGAAGTAGTGGGAAATACAAGAAGATTCCTTATGTCTGAAGTCTCAGGTAAAAATACAGTCATTAATCGAATTAATAAGGTAGATTATTCTATAACAAAGGAGTCTCCTGAAACGGCTGAAATTGTGGAATTATTAAAGACGTTAGAGGCAGATGGCTATCAATTTGAAGGTGCAGAAGCTTCTTTTGAGTTAGTCATTAGGAAGCATCTAGGATTATACAAACCATTTTTTAAATTGGAGTATTATAAGATTATTGAAGAGGCTACGGAATCCAATGGACACTGTACGGCATCTGCTATGGTAAAGGTTTCTGTTAATGACAAAACAGAAATGACAGCAGCAGAAGGAAATGGTCCAGTAAATGCTATTGATAAAGCTATTCGAAAGGTCCTTGGCTTATTTTACAGTAATCTTAAAGAATTTCATTTATCCGATTACAAGGTACGAGTTCTAGATGGAACCAATACTGGAGCAAAGGTTCGGGTATTAATTGAATCTACAGACGGAGAAGACTATTGGACTACTGTAGGGGTATCTACTAATATTATCGAAGCCAGTGTAAATGCTTTAGTAGATTCTATAGATTATAAATTAATTAAAGACCAGAAGATAAAATCAAAATAA
- the leuB gene encoding 3-isopropylmalate dehydrogenase, with the protein MNYKIAVIKGDGIGPEVVDSAVEVLQSIGKKYNHTFEFEEVLAGGIAYDAYGTTLPEKTLEVANNSDAVLLGAVGGPKWDDLPGDQRPEAALLGLRKGLGLYANLRPAILFDSLADACPLRPEIVEGGLDVLVVRELTGGLYFGEKGYKETEDMGKAAYDVLIYSEKEIERITRVAFDMAQKRGKVLTSVDKANILESSRLWRKTVERIAKEYPDVSLNHLYVDNAAMQLVRNPKQFDVIVTENMFGDILSDEASMITGSIGMLPSASLGENNKGMYEPVHGSAPDIAGQGKANPIATIMSVAMMLKYSFNLSEEAENIETAVRKALDDGHRTSDIATKDEKVLSTKEMTQIILGNI; encoded by the coding sequence ATGAATTATAAAATTGCCGTAATAAAAGGCGATGGAATTGGCCCAGAGGTTGTAGATTCTGCTGTTGAAGTTCTTCAATCAATTGGGAAAAAATACAATCACACATTTGAATTTGAAGAAGTATTAGCAGGTGGTATTGCTTACGATGCTTATGGAACTACACTGCCAGAAAAGACATTAGAAGTGGCAAATAATAGTGACGCAGTGCTTTTAGGGGCTGTAGGCGGACCTAAGTGGGATGACCTTCCTGGAGATCAAAGACCAGAAGCCGCTCTACTAGGTTTACGGAAGGGATTGGGTTTATATGCTAATTTACGACCTGCTATCCTTTTTGATTCTTTGGCAGATGCATGTCCACTAAGACCTGAAATTGTCGAAGGGGGATTAGATGTATTAGTTGTTCGAGAACTAACTGGTGGCCTTTATTTCGGTGAAAAAGGATATAAAGAAACGGAAGACATGGGAAAAGCAGCTTATGATGTGCTTATTTATTCCGAAAAAGAAATCGAGAGAATTACACGAGTTGCCTTTGACATGGCTCAGAAAAGAGGTAAAGTACTTACAAGCGTAGATAAGGCGAACATCTTAGAAAGTTCAAGACTTTGGAGAAAAACGGTTGAGAGAATTGCAAAAGAATATCCAGATGTAAGCTTAAATCATCTATACGTAGATAATGCGGCTATGCAATTGGTAAGAAATCCAAAGCAATTTGATGTTATCGTAACGGAAAATATGTTTGGGGATATTTTGTCAGATGAAGCTAGTATGATAACAGGTTCTATTGGAATGTTACCATCTGCAAGCTTAGGTGAAAATAACAAAGGTATGTACGAACCTGTTCATGGATCAGCACCAGATATTGCAGGGCAAGGGAAAGCAAATCCAATCGCGACTATCATGTCTGTAGCTATGATGTTAAAGTACTCCTTTAACTTAAGTGAAGAAGCAGAAAATATAGAAACAGCTGTCAGAAAAGCATTAGACGATGGCCACAGAACATCCGATATTGCTACAAAAGATGAAAAAGTTCTATCTACAAAAGAGATGACGCAAATTATATTAGGAAATATATAA